One genomic window of Deltaproteobacteria bacterium includes the following:
- a CDS encoding SDR family NAD(P)-dependent oxidoreductase, whose protein sequence is MDEYYRDKVAVVTGGASGIGLALCELLLSLGAKAVVLADVNAQRLEAEGARLGSAYPQRVLGIQTDVTKQERVAVMIRQAREFGSGQIHFLFNNAGLALAKPFDEATDADWKFAFEINFYGALYGIRAVLPIMRAQGGGHI, encoded by the coding sequence ATGGACGAATACTATAGGGACAAGGTCGCTGTCGTCACCGGCGGGGCATCGGGAATTGGGCTTGCCTTGTGCGAGCTCCTTCTTTCGTTGGGAGCCAAGGCCGTCGTGCTTGCGGATGTCAACGCTCAGAGACTGGAAGCGGAAGGTGCTCGGCTCGGAAGTGCATACCCTCAAAGAGTATTGGGGATCCAAACCGATGTGACCAAGCAGGAACGCGTCGCCGTCATGATCCGGCAGGCGAGGGAATTCGGATCCGGGCAGATCCATTTCCTTTTCAACAATGCCGGACTCGCCCTGGCCAAACCTTTTGACGAGGCAACGGACGCCGACTGGAAATTCGCCTTTGAGATAAATTTCTATGGCGCCCTGTACGGCATTCGAGCAGTTTTGCCCATCATGCGCGCCCAAGGAGGAGGGCACATC